A window of Hevea brasiliensis isolate MT/VB/25A 57/8 chromosome 14, ASM3005281v1, whole genome shotgun sequence contains these coding sequences:
- the LOC110656838 gene encoding uncharacterized protein LOC110656838 translates to MLYFLCKTILHRRNGYSITAQNPSIPLSSFLRYLSSDANQLSFTVSYLINTCGLSPESALSTSKYCRLKTPEKSDLVLSIFKNLGFKKHQISYIIVRWPLMLLSKPERTIIPKFEFFRSKGASNSDLVRIFGCCPWVFKRSLEKHLVPSFNFFRDLLKSDEKTLAAIKRCPSILLRRLEDQVIPAIDILRENGVPEANILHLIHYHPLKLQKNPDKFKKTVDEVREMGFRPSKLHFVIAVMVLAGLRKSKWESKVDAYKRWGWSNEDVITAFGKYPLCMTISEDKIMAVMDFYVNKLGLDSSVIANRPVLLSLSLKKRLVPRGSLIQFMSSKGLVKIDSHITVLCERPEKFFMEKFVDRYKEAPQLLKLYNELKQQGEQQQEIKR, encoded by the coding sequence ATGTTGTATTTTCTCTGTAAAACTATTCTCCATAGGAGAAATGGATACTCAATTACAGCTCAAAACCCATCAATACCATTATCATCATTCCTTAGATACTTGTCTAGCGATGCAAATCAACTCTCGTTTACTGTTTCTTACCTCATAAACACATGTGGGTTGTCCCCGGAATCCGCTTTGTCGACTTCTAAATATTGTCGACTTAAGACTCCAGAGAAGTCTGACTTAGTCCTATCCATTTTCAAGAACCTTGGATTTAAAAAACACCAGATCTCTTACATTATCGTAAGGTGGCCACTTATGCTGTTATCCAAACCCGAGAGAACTATTATCCCAAAATTTGAGTTTTTTCGCTCTAAAGGTGCTTCAAACTCTGATCTTGTAAGAATCTTCGGTTGCTGCCCTTGGGTCTTTAAAAGGAGTTTAGAAAAGCACTTGGTtccttcttttaatttctttagaGATTTGCTCAAATCTGACGAGAAAACCCTTGCAGCCATTAAACGTTGTCCTTCTATTTTGCTTCGTCGTCTTGAAGATCAGGTGATACCTGCTATCGATATTTTGCGAGAAAACGGAGTGCCTGAAGCAAATATTTTGCACTTGATTCATTATCACCCTTTGAAGCTTCAAAAGAATCCGGATAAATTTAAGAAGACTGTGGATGAAGTGAGAGAGATGGGATTCCGTCCTTcgaagttgcattttgttatagCAGTCATGGTATTGGCAGGATTGAGAAAATCCAAATGGGAAAGTAAGGTTGATGCTTATAAGAGGTGGGGTTGGTCTAACGaagatgttattacagcttttgGAAAATATCCACTTTGTATGACAATTTCGGAGGATAAGATTATGGCAGTAATGGATTTCTATGTTAACAAATTGGGTTTAGACTCTTCTGTCATTGCCAATCGACCGGTGCTGCTTTCACTAAGTTTGAAGAAAAGGCTTGTTCCAAGAGGTTCACTTATTCAATTTATGTCATCAAAAGGTTTGGTTAAAATAGATTCTCATATTACTGTACTTTGTGAGCGTCCAGAGAAATTTTTTATGGAAAAGTTCGTGGATCGTTACAAGGAAGCTCCTCAGTTGTTGAAACTATACAATGAGTTGAAACAGCAAGGTGAGCAACAACAAGAAATAAAGAGATGA